The genome window CAGTCTTTATGCTCAGGCATGTCCTTGAGCTGGTCCTTGGTCCAGGTGGTGACGGCATGAACCGTCCCGCTTTCGTCGCGCATGATGTCGAGTTCGCTGGCCGCGACTGCGACAGACTTTGCGCCGAAGCCAAGGAAGCCGCCGACATCGATGACAACTCGCCCGGTATTACCGACGCCGTGCATATGCGCGATGGTGCCAACCTTTTCGTCGTTGGCGCCATAGACAGTCGCACCCTTGAGGTTGCGGTCGGTTATTTCGATGTCCGTAAGCCTGACGTGTCTGCTGTGGTCCATTTCCTGGCCTCCTCTTGCTTTTTGCGAGGAGGCAACACTGGGCTCGCGCCTCTGTTCCAACGCAGGTGAAATGGCATGGCAAATGTGATCGCAATGTTTCGCGACACCTTAATCAACCACGTCCCTCATTAATTCCCGTCTGGTCCCCGTTCAGAAGCATTTGGGTAATTACAGCCGAAGGAGGACAGGCGGCCGTAAGCTCGAAAGGATCAGTGTAATGCTTTCACTACGACCCCCGCGAGCAGCGGCATTCATCAAGATTGATTCCAAATGTGGTGATCTTCGCCTGATGATGTCGGCGCATTGTTCATCCAGCCAGGGAGGGTCCCTACATGCCTTTGCTGCCCGGTTCGCTGATTACTCGTCGTACCGCCCTCACATCCGCGACGAGCCTACTCGCCATTCCTGCTCTCGGCCAAACGACATGTCAGTACGGAATGCCTGACGATCACGTGAAAGGCCCGCCAGTCTGGCTTAAGCTCGACCAAGAAGAATTGGATGCGGCGTATCGACAAGAGGTCTATCAGCCGCTTCTCGATGAGATCGACTCGCGCATCTATTCGCTCAGCTACGATCTGCGCGTCAGACGAGGCTATCCTGAGCGGGCCATCTATGGTGATCATCCCGATGAAGGGATGGACATTTATCGGGCAGACCGCCGGCAAGCCCCAGTCTTTGTCTTCATCCATGGCGGAACTTGGCGGTATGGCAATGCTGGGGATTCCGGCTTTGAGGCTGAGATGTTCATGGATCGGGGCGCGCACTTCGTGGTGCTCGATTTCTCCGATGTGCGCGAGGCGAACAACGACCTAAACGTATTAGCGGGCCAGGTACGTCGCGGCGTCGCTTGGGTGGTGAAGAACGCCGATAGTTTCGGCGGGGACCCCGACCGTGTCTATATTGGTGGTCACTCCTCTGGCGGACACCTTGCTGCTGTAGCGCTGACGACCAATTGGACGGAGTTTGGTTTGGCAGATGACGCGGTGAAGGGTGGGCTCCTGATGAGCGGCATGTACGACATGGAGCCAGTGAGACTTTCCTATCGCAGGAACTACATCGCATTCACTGACGCGATGGAAGAGGCAATGAGCCCGCAGCGCCATATTGATCGCATCAATGCTCCGCTTTTCGTCTCCTACGGCACCCTGGAAACACCGGAGTTCATTCGCCAGGCTAAGGATTTTGCTGCGGCTGTGCAGGCTGCAGGAAAATCTGCGCAACTCGTCGTCGGCCACAACTATTTTCATCAGGATATGTGGGA of Rhizobium sp. EC-SD404 contains these proteins:
- a CDS encoding alpha/beta hydrolase, with the protein product MPLLPGSLITRRTALTSATSLLAIPALGQTTCQYGMPDDHVKGPPVWLKLDQEELDAAYRQEVYQPLLDEIDSRIYSLSYDLRVRRGYPERAIYGDHPDEGMDIYRADRRQAPVFVFIHGGTWRYGNAGDSGFEAEMFMDRGAHFVVLDFSDVREANNDLNVLAGQVRRGVAWVVKNADSFGGDPDRVYIGGHSSGGHLAAVALTTNWTEFGLADDAVKGGLLMSGMYDMEPVRLSYRRNYIAFTDAMEEAMSPQRHIDRINAPLFVSYGTLETPEFIRQAKDFAAAVQAAGKSAQLVVGHNYFHQDMWETLGNPYGPNGRAAVEMMGL
- a CDS encoding PRC-barrel domain-containing protein — translated: MDHSRHVRLTDIEITDRNLKGATVYGANDEKVGTIAHMHGVGNTGRVVIDVGGFLGFGAKSVAVAASELDIMRDESGTVHAVTTWTKDQLKDMPEHKD